CTGACTATTGTTAAGAATTTTGTGTCTGTTTCCATTTGAATGTCCAGGTTGCAATGGTTGAAGTCCAGCTTGAGATGAAATATGGATACCCACAGCTGCTGCTGATAGCATTTAGTGCTTGCACAACAGTGCTTGTTGCAGTCCACCTATTTGCCCTCCTGATCAGCACATGCATCCTGCCCAATGTAGAAGCTGTGAGTAACATTCATAATCTGAACTCTGTCAATGAATCCCCACATGATCGTATGCATCCCTACATTGAGTTGGCCTGGGGATTTTCCACAGCTCTTGGGATCCTTCTTTTTCTTGCAGAAGTTGTTCTTTTGTGCTGGATAAAATTTCTACCCATAGACTCTGCATCAACACGAAATGAAACCACTGCAACTCAAAAGCCGCGTGGAAATGCAGGGTGGAACTCTGCACTGATTTCAACCATTATTATGGTGCCTGTTGGAATCATCTTTGTTATCTTTACTATTCATTTCTATCGTACTCTAGTGAGGCATAAAACAGAGCGTCATCATCAAGAAATAGAGGAACTCCATAAATTGAAAGTACAACTTGATGGACATGATCGGGGCATAAATGTAGTGTAAGTAAGTTAGAGCAGAGATGCACTGCGAGTTCACACCTATCAGAGACATAAAACTGAGGTGTAAGACCTTTGGTCAGAAATGTTGCACAGTGCAGCCCGTTTTTACTCGCTGAGAAAGGCAAAGAATCAAAAACAAATGACCTAATATTTTACAGTGCCTCTATGACTAGTTTATTTTACTTGGCCATTTATATAGCTAGGCCTTGACTTTGTTGTTATGTTTCTTTTTGACAGGTAACTGAAAgggaaatacatttataaagaaaACAGCAACATCTTAACTAGGATCCAAGGGGAGTTTTTATTCCTTACAGACCGGTACCGTTTTAACTCCCACTGTAAATATAGTTCCAGGGACTTGTACAGCTGAACAAACACTTATGGTTTACAGCTTCTGTAGCATAAAAGGGATTTTTGGAAAGAAGGGAGTATTTGTAACCAGCATGGGATGAACTTGATATTTGGACATTAATTTGTTGCAAATAACATTAGGAACATCTATTGGCAAAATTCAGCACTCTGCCACTGGTGGAAATTatactcccagcatgccctgttcACTAAGCTGGCTTGGAACCACCTGCAGTGCTTATGTTTTCCTACCCCATGTAGGTTCATGCGTGGAGCATTATCTGAAAAACCCTTTCAATGAACTTGTATAGAATTATGAGAATGTTTTATCTGCTCTTCTTAgtttacattaatatttatttggtATATTTTTTGCATGGGTTTTCAACCCACTCTTGTACCGGAAAGGGGAATTAGTGGCCAAATTGTTTTCTGCAAAGTTGCATTAACAGAGATTAACTACAATTGTAgtttgtgtaaataaatgatcagaatttgttttttttgtgccagAGGAAaagctgggggaggggggatttttTGAATTGGGATTCCTAGCAATGCCCTGGCATTTTGAcagcagtttgaattttattacaatttttttccctGATGTTATGAAGATTTGTTACCAATTCGTGTTAATTTATCAAAGCATTAAACTCTTTCTCTTACTGGCTTATTCATCAGAAAACGTTATCTAGCTTTGAGCAGCCAAAGTCATTGCTTTCCTAAGACAGAAAATGTGTCTGCACAGAATTCTTTCAGGGAATCAATTAATAGATGAATCAGTAGCAACCAAAAGTCAGTCTATGGGGCTGTTTAGAAATCAGttaaatctttttaaaatgcccaggtgtgattattattattattattattattatgcacagCTAAAAAGCTTCAAGGGCAATTACAGAAAAAGTACATGTAGCTTCTATGTGAAGGTATTTATTAAGGTTCTAACTTGATGAAATGTTTTTATCATAAAGAACCCACATAAAGTGTCCATACATAGCCAGGCAATCAATATAATTGTATTACAGTAAGGGATTGTAAAATAACAATTTCAGTGCCTTAACTTTAACTTTAAACCAGATTTATTTTCATAAGGAAAATGAAAGGACAGATGACTATTTACAGTGCTGGCTTGCTTCCCCTGCTAAAGGTATTAAGAAAACATAAGTTACTGCTTTAATCAACcaaaatatctggctgatttaGCCTtgaagtggacctgtcaccctaagaaataatttcaaatcctttctattgtgtttgtcaaccAAGATTAACTTTACTTACAATGTTCCTACtacttttacaggtataggacccattatccagaatgctaaggaccaagagtatataaggggtctttccgtaatttggatcttcataccttaagtctactaaaaaatcaataaaacattaatgaaacacaacaggattgttttacatccaataaggattatttatatcttagttgggatcaattataaggtactgttttattactacagagaaaaaggaaatcagttttaaaattctgaattaattgattaaaatggagtctatgggagacgggctttccgtaattcagagctttctggataacgggtttccggataagggatccaatacctgtactactttatttaaatcttgtttccttggaattcacaataacagcaagcaggcaggagccattttgtggacactgttaaggCATGCTTTAACAgtgctacacaattatagacagtcAGTCGAGAGGGGAATGGaaaaagtgcagtgacatctaggaattCCAGAAAGGAAAGTGATTGCTATACCCAAGGCATAGAGACTGATaaagctgagatttttaaatatgtttatttaaaaataatttgggtttcatgtttaatttgaaaagtacatTTATTATAGCTTAttatgtctgggtaacaggtccccatTAAAATACAGCAGAAGAACCTGCAGTAGTTCTCTTTTGTGTTTGTACCACACTGTATATTCATACAGGATTGGATCACACAGAGTATATAAGGCAAAGGAAATGTACATTATACAGTTGCTGTGGTTGGAAACATATTCCCTCTAGTTACAGGGACAGCACAACTTTTAGGTATGTCATTATTTACACTAATGTGTCAAACAGGGATTTGTACAGGAGTTCAGGATGAGAATGAAGAAAGGAGACATATAATGAAGTTAAGCCATGGCAACAGCCAATTTTGCAATGTATAAAAGGACAGTATAgctttttaaacctttttaacattgattcaatgaatagggcttgtgctgaacatacttttgcaCATTGTTTAAATTAgtaaatatatgtgttttttttatctgttgctCTTAACAAGGAAAACattgaaaatgaaactaaagctACATTTTAcgtcctgatcccaaagagcaaagtcagAGAAATCAGCAGTCTGCTGAGAAATCCTCTGTATTAATatacccctcccttcccccagctaCAGCCTGTTATTTTTTTAGATAAAGAGCAACTTATTATCAGAGGCTTCTTAGTGGGCTGCTGGTATGTTTggctttgctctttgggatcaggaataAGAATGTAGCTTTAATATAATTTACCCTGTTTAGAgtagggttgcaccaaatccaggattcggtttgatattctgcctttttcgtcAGGGTTCAGAATCCACGGTCctagccaaaccaaatctgaatcctaattagcatatggaagggttaatgtcgcTGCATAAACACGGACTTTCAAATCTCCTTccataattagcatatactaattaggatttggattcagtttggtatacGGCCGAATCCCTTAACAGTGATTCGGCCGAATcggaaaaactgggttcggtgcatacCTAGTTTAgagtaataaataacaaaaatagtaTATCTTtcctaattaaaagaataggccctttctgtaaaaaaaaaaaaaggcagggaTACGGTATCTTTTGTAGCATCTTTGTATTAAATGTAgggtaaaatacaaaatattttaaccaaattatttaaaaataatattttagtggaATACAGAGGCTAATACTAAAAGATGGGATGCTTTGGTGATTTGTGCCTAGTTTTTAATGCTTACCTTTACTACATACTGTATCTGTGGAAACTACTCAGAGACAAGAGTCTTCATATGTATTACAAGCATGGAATCTGtgatctggaatgcttgggacctggggttctctggataCAGGGTGTTTTTTCCCTAAGTTCGGAGCACTTGTCCTTAAAGCTACTACAAAAACCCATGTGTATGGATTTATGCTAGCTATGAACCAGGGCTGGAACAGAGAAAATACAAAGCCATAAATAAAAGAGTTGCTTTGATCACAAAATATACCACTTTGTTTTATAAATGTGATCCTATGGAAAATTACTAattttggagctttatggataaagtatgtatcccatacttgtattattattattggtttttaattacaaaaaagacTATCTGTAACAATATGGCACTTTTTTTAGATTTAGTTTAACTGCTCTCATTATTTTGAATTCTTCATGCCAGATTTAATGGAGCAGCATTTTGCCgatataacctgccaaatttgtattatttaaccaAAGCAAACGTTGTCTAGGAAAGTAGCCACAAATATGAGAATTGTGGTTCACATTCCAAAATGAGCAACCAGTAACCATGTACCCTCTGAACCCATGTTAAGCCataatgtattttgcacaatgACTTCTTACTTACAAGCAGTCTGTAGTCGGGGGTCATCAATACCTATAGACAAATACGCGCAGATGTCATTTAAACCCCAAAacattgttttgtgtttatatagACCCAtaggcattagtgatgagtgaaactgtccaTCCACTGgataattcacaaaatggtgacatttaaactttcaccaaatgcattggagtcaatgggcttttttgctgcgttttttcttgtgccaaatgcctTTGAGTTATTGTGTAGATTTCttggcaccaaatgcattggagtccttggattttttgctgcattttttcctTGTGCCAAATGCCTTTGAGTTATTGTGTAGATTTAttggcaccaaatgcattggagtcaatgggcgtttttttcccTTCACTTTTTTCTCTTGCCAAATGCATACCCaccgaaaaaaaacacattttttttcccaccaaAACAAAACATATGATGAAATTCCAAACATTTTTGCCAATGTTTGGAATTTTGTCACAAATATGTATCAGGCGAAACAAATTTGGTCATCCCTAATAGGGAGATTTATCCAAACAGTCCAAACTATAATCCAtataccagtgttccccaaccagtggctcgtgagcaacatgttgcccacaaaccccttggatgttgctctcagtggcctcaaagcaggtgctcatttttgaatttctgggaagaaaacaagttttggttgcataaaaaccaagtataatgcctaacaaagccttctgtagactgccagaccacatagaggctattaagtagccaattaaagctcttatttttACCCGtaggaaactttttcatgcttgtgttgctccccaacacttttcccatttaaatgtggctcaggggtataaagtTGGCGATCCATGCCATATACAGTCCCAACTGTAGCCTTTCACTGGATATCCAAAAATATACACTGAGCAAGTCATAGGTTCACTTGTGTATGAGCCCAAAAGCTACCAGTTAGATGTCCAAAGAGATATAAGGTTACCAGTTGGAATCTCagatcttgtacaggtataggacccattatccagaatgctcgggaccaagggtattccggataaggggtctttccataatttggatctccataccttaagtctactaaaaaatcaataaaacattaattaaacccaataggattgttttgcatccaataaggattatttatatcttagttgggatcaattacaaggttctgttttatttctacataaaaaaaggaaatcagttttaaatttctgaattatttgcttataatggagtctatgggagatgggctttccgtaattcggagctttctggataacgggtttccggataagggatccgatacctgtactttcctTTGGGACACTTATAGGGTAATCATTTTATATAGGAACCTGTAAAATTTCCTTCTTGTATTTATAGGATTTTTAGCTAAATTATATGAAAATCTTTATAAAGTAATACATTTGCACTGTTTAATTTGTGGTTCATTTAATTATTCTCTATCACATCAAAATAGactttttttcatagttttcctAAACTTGCACTATTGCTAGATGAAAAATAActttatgggccagattcactaaggtacgaatctgAATCATGAAATCCGATCATTTGATGATCGCAAAATTTCTGATGGTCATAAAAgtttctaaaacttagaaaaaatacaatttttttgtattcggactcaatcgtactttgatgaatgtgcccctatgtgtagagAGAGATGCTTGTGTTGGATGCCTACTTTATAAATTTTTTCACCATCCTAATATTTGTTAAACAAAAACAGATGGGCAGTTCAGCTTTGAAACAGAAAATCCCCTAATAGGTTTGAAGTAAATTTTCATGATCATATGCCAAAGAAAATCAAATGTTTACTAATTTTTGGCTTGATTAATTCTTTAACTGTATTCTTctagaaaaaaacatatatattgtaagctTGCAGGATCCACAACAGATAATTTCTTCTCtataaggcagtttatttaccaCAGGGGTGACCATTTCTTTCAGCATAAAGAACACAAATCATACAAATAACTCCTGCCATCTGGACGCTACTTTCACACATTTGATGCGTTCCCTCACTATACTGGGCCCCTTGTGtgactaccagtaagaaaacacacATTTGGGGGTCACCCCTGTTCTAGTGATACTCCTTTGGGGAAATTGCTCTGCCTTCTGGATTTTGTCAGTTCCTCAGTAACTCAGACCCTCCGTCCCTTTGTCAAAGGCTCCCTCTGCTACTtacagtggcaggcagcaccccctgcccccctgggagttccaTAAACAAATAGGCAGCCTTCTTGCTCTGTACCCTGCTCATAGAGACCTTCCTACTATTCTCTCTAcaagccttcctgtggaaagtaaactccaatatgtgagctggactGGAAATGGAGTGACTGACATACAGATTTCTTCAGAATACTCTAGGTTCCAGGACCTGAGAGAAAggtcctttaaacagagaaaacctTCTCTGTTTATCAGCGTCTCCTTTGAAGCTAACATCTCCCTGTATGAGAACTAAAAATGAAAACTCACCTTGTGATGCATTTCTTTGGACACTCTCTCACAATGTGTATACCATTCATTAACCGATACTCCAAGTAGGGTTGCACTGAATCCAgcattcagttcaggattcggccaagattctgccttttttagcaggattcgtctgaatccatgcctctggccgaaccgaatctgaatccttaaaattacgTGACACATAAAAACGGAGGTTAAAAATGTTTACCTAATTTGCATgtgatttggtttggtatttggtaaaatctttcacaaaggattgggGTTCAgtcggatcctaaaatagtggattcagtgcatccctagataaAAGTCACATATTTCCACAGCTTgcataacatatatattttagataCTACTCTACTGGTAAAATATATCTAATTTTTTAGTAGTGCTCCACAATACAAAGTCACTACTTATATAATGAATGGTCATCCCATTGCTTTCCCAGACTGAACACATTCTCACAGGCAAGGAGAGCAGTATAAAATATAGACCTGCACATAAGGAACCATTTCAGAAGgctgggaaaaaaaactgctgGCCTATTTATAAATCATCAAAGTTGGAAAAAAGTCAGTGTTTGAAAGCCAtcaatttttcaaattttgcttctttataaaACTTCTGCTTTGATGGAAATGTTTCACTCTGTTAGGACTTTAACACaacatttactgttttttttcttacacagCGCAGTCTAAAAAGAACTTGACCTTTTGCTATAAATACAGTCATGAAATGTCTGCTCAGACCTGGCAAAATGTCCTTGTTTCCTAAGGGAAGATGTAGAATGTCTGTTTAGTGAACTCATAGACTTTGCTGGTATTTTAATACCCCATGACAATATGGCTGAAGTTGTTTAATAATGGCATTTCAGTTATATTCTGCTGCTTTGACTATGGTTCTATTACGACTTTGAAAATGACTTTCACGTCCCTCTGACTTCACCAGAAACCAATTGAAGTGCAGCAGAGGGGTAAACATTTCTACTTCAAAGCTTTATAAATGGGGCCTAAAGTCTCTGGGGGGTAGTGTGTAGAAGCATATAAATGGCTTGTTTCAGAAGGTCTAGCAAAGGAGACATTCTACATTAACTCTGGCCAATGATTTAAACactgatttaaaaataaattgttttaagCGCACCAAACATTTCACGTCTGTATATCTGGATACAATAAGTATTTGTTTATATCAGCCAAAACAAGCAATTTGTAGGCCTGATTTATTGCAAAAGATGAGTTTgagaacttttaatatgttattgaaagaaagtcctattcctagcaactatgTAGTtgaccttcattatttatttatttatttttatagtttttgaattatttgccttcctcttttacacctttacagctttcaaatgggggtcaatgaccccagcagctaaaaaagctattgctcattgtttttgttattccttatctttctattcagaccccctcctattcatattccagtctcttattcaaaccacagcctagttgctagggtaaacaagaacctagcaatcagatagctgctgaagtttGAAACTGaaatgctgctgaacaaaaagctaaataactgaaaaccttagataaaaaaaatgcaagccaAATGCATATCAttgtctacgtcatactaaaagtttatttaaagttgaacaactcCTTTATGTGGGACTATTCCCTGCAGCAACTGCGATCAATAATCAAAGAACAATGAAAGGTATGAAAAAACTAAATTTTATCTAAAAATTTGCTTTGTGAAATTCAGTGTGTCCCTTGTGTTCTAAATCCCAGTGTTCCACCTCTCTAGTCTTTAGACAAGGTCTACTTCAGTAATGAAGCAGTTATGTTCATGgtcagtagggggggggggggaattaaagTCACACATGCTCAGAATGAAGTAAATGCAGAGGGAAGAGAAGTGTGAGCTTAGCAAGATTCTCTCTGTGATGGTGAATGAATTGTGTTTAACCactaaaagatttttttctaaagtATCAAAGTATTATGGCAttttaaaccctttccttcttctttaatgactTCAATCAGGCTCCCACCCTTTCAAGTGAGATGCTGACATATgttgaaggggtagttcacctttaagtaacttttagtatgttacagaatatcctattttttgcaaatgtgtttaatttttattttttctataatttttgatttacttttttcctcttctgccttttttctGGCAGCCTAAAAAAACTACCATTGCTTTACAATAAcgtctacaatgttattgttactttaaacATATTCCTCTATGCATCTTCTAggctcttgttcaaaccactgcctggttgctaggacaaACTGGGACCCAGCAACCAGCTGTGGAAATTCCAgtctgaagagctgctgaactaaaagcttCTAAAAACACAAATACCAAAGAAATATGagtgtctacattatactaacagTAAATTTAAATAGGAACTCGTCTGTTTGGAATTCAGTTCCCAAGCAGCCTGCTAGCATGAGAGCAAACTGAGGTCTGTGTCAACTTATCATGTGCCTGGCCCTATCTTGCTTCCTCCACAGGCAAATAATAACCTAAAGCTCCTTCCTATTTGTAGCAGCTAATGTTTTATAGACTGGTAGGTGGAGAAGACTGAAATTTTCAAAAAAGAAACTGTATAGTAATTGCCATTTTTTACTCCCAAAGGTGTCACCACATAATTTTGCACATTAGTTTTATATGAGTTTCTTGTTAATTTTGTTTGAATTCATTCTTAATATACTTTTATTATCCTTTTATGGCCTCTGTTGTTTAACTGTAGAAAACAATGGTCTTTTAAGCAACCAGTATTTATCTTAGTTTGGTATAACTGTATATTCTGGGTTCTAGAATGTTACGGACAATGTGTATAAGCTTCATATAGACTGCTATTGTGCAATATAGCCAACTGGGAAGCAGAAAAAGAACAgtattttttaattagaaaaagaaaacagTACTTTTCTTGATACCTGTACTGCACTATACAGCAGAATGCATTTGCCTTGACTACAGTTTTTAATTGGCTACACCAACTTATACTTTAGTAGACTTTAATAAAGTTAGCCCAACTGCAACTGTTAATTAAAGTGACTCACATCCACATTTAAATTGTACatacacatacagtggaggaaataattatttgacccctcactgatttcgtaagtttgtccaatgacaaagaaatgaaaagtctcagaacagtatcatttcaatggtaggtttattttaacagtggcagatagcacatcaaaaggaaaatcgaaaaaataactttaaataaaagatagcaactgatttgcatttcattgagtgaaataagtttttgaaccctctaacaaaaaaagacttaatacttagtggaaaaaccattgtttgcaagcacagaggtcaaacgtttcttgtaattgatgaccaagtttgcgcacattttaggaggaatgttggtccactcctctttgcagatcatctctaaatccctaaggctgatgccacacgtggcgtttttacgcagcgttctttctcagcctaaaaacgctgcacaagccacacatggcgtttttcagcctagaactggtgacgtaagcaaatcccgttgccatggtgctaatagtgcgaaatagcaaaaaacgccgcgtatttccgctaggtctggcagctgcctttgcgtatccataggaatagcttgctttgcaagtactggcgtatttcagccaacgcttgaaaaatccgtgctaaggcgttttctagcgtatttccgctttgtgtggtttgctgcgcgtcttttcaagctatttctatggatgatgatatcaggcgtttttcagccgccgagagaattagaaaatacgcagcgtaaaaacgccacgtatggcatcagcctaaggtttcgaggctgtctctgtgcaactctgagcttgagctccctccataggttttctattggattaaggtccggagactgactaggtcactccatgaccttaatgtgcttcttcttgagccactcctttgttgcctttgctgtatgttttgggtcattgtcgtgctggaacacccatccacgacccattttcagt
This sequence is a window from Xenopus tropicalis strain Nigerian chromosome 2, UCB_Xtro_10.0, whole genome shotgun sequence. Protein-coding genes within it:
- the orai1 gene encoding protein orai-2, with translation MSSELNIPVDPSTPAVSERGNKGMDYRDWVRRSYLELVTSNHHSVQALSWRKLYLSRAKLKASSRTSALLSGFAMVAMVEVQLEMKYGYPQLLLIAFSACTTVLVAVHLFALLISTCILPNVEAVSNIHNLNSVNESPHDRMHPYIELAWGFSTALGILLFLAEVVLLCWIKFLPIDSASTRNETTATQKPRGNAGWNSALISTIIMVPVGIIFVIFTIHFYRTLVRHKTERHHQEIEELHKLKVQLDGHDRGINVV